From the Glycine max cultivar Williams 82 chromosome 11, Glycine_max_v4.0, whole genome shotgun sequence genome, the window aatttatttttacttattaaatcatatattactttttataaCTACACTCATACTAATATTCATATACTtagaaaaggatagaagagaTAGATAATACGGTATGACAataagagagagatagagattaTGAATGTGAATGAGGTGTGTTAGAGTTTATCCATATATAACTACGCTTCTCTCTACAGAATGAGGTTCGTAATATTATATGAGGAGtttattttagaattagaaatataatatattatacaatcatagattcataataaataaaaaatcagaaatcatcattaagaaaaatataaaatatccgTCCTATTatagtataataattattattatttttcataataacaaatttcattcaaataataataaaatattttaatctacaaattattttattattcttttaaatagtGGTGTCATATGTTATGGGTTTGCAGTGCAAAATGCAAATGCACCGGCCCGTTGATGTCTTGTGCAAGATTTATTCCAGAAAAAACACACAAGAATCCACTCTACATTGAATATTAGCTGACTGCTAGGCGGAAAAGAATCATCAACTCACTAATTTCCATGCAAATATATCCGAATCTGCCAATCGAAAAATTACAACTTCAAATCCAACAATGCTTAGAAAATGTCATCAGATTCCTATAAGGTGCAGCAACTATTGTCGTCAGTGGATGCCTCAAACATCAGGATCCTATCAATGCAAGCATAGAAAAGTTTCTCACATGCAGCAAACCAATAAAGAAGGAATTTACTATCACAAACCGGACTCCCAACTTGAAGGAGTTAGGGTGCTTTAActgcatatatatttttctattaatgtCCTAGACATATTCCCCCTTTGATTGCGTTTCTCATGATTCCATTATTGTTGTCCACACTCACAGAGGATGTTCAATTGCATCTAGCAAAAgagtaagagaaaaaataagcaGGAAAATTGTTCGTAAATATGAATAATGCAAAGACCTTAGTATAGGCAGTGTAGAAATAGAAATGTTATACACAAGTTAATATCtgtatgtttcttcataatcatAAGCACATCAATGCCGCTATGTGTGCTGGGTGCTTAATCAGTACATTATATTATAGCAGGCGCAAAAGAAGATGCCAGGTAGAAATAGTAATCTACAAAACCTACCGAAGGATTTTCAGCTAGTGTTTGTGTAATTAATAATCTTTTTCACAACCATTGTCCTTGCTCTCCTTATCTGCCGACTACATTCATCAGCTTGCTTACTCAAAGCCTCAATGGTCTCTGCAAAAGTGTCTATATTCTTCTTAATCTCATCAATCGCAAACTTTACAGCATCCTCATTTCTAAGAGCAAAATCAGAACTCTGCAACATGGACTCTATGTTTATTTCCAATTGGTCAATGCGCACCTGAATGTGCTTCAAGTCCACCAATGTAATGTAAGTGCCAACCTGCATCGAAATGATTAATTCTCTTTGGCCCTTTAAAGCTGTCTCATATCGCTTAAAAAGAGAGTTACACCATTTCCCCACTGAGCCTATAGGAACAGCCAATGCACCAGCCAAAGCAGTTACAACAGGTGGTGCAGCAATTGCAGCTGCCACCACCGAGAAAATCAAAACAGACACAAAAGCAGCCACGAAAATGGCATTTGACACCCTCTTCAATGTCTTCAGGGACTTCAGTTTCTTATCAAGCTTTTGCTTTCTGATTTGCAATTTCTTCAGCATTGATGCCTGCTGTTGATAAACTGACTGAAACAAGGAATAAAACTCTTCGGTGAAGGGGTCCCCGGCTTCCTTGAAACCCTTAAGCTCTTGCAATGTCTTCAAATAAGTGGACCCTTCAACCCCATTTTGCACCTCTTCCTCAAAACAGGTAATTGCAGACTTAACTATAACATGCCTTTCGCGTGCTCGATTCAAGCATTTATCAAGAGCATTGCAGAATTCCAATGTCTGGAGGCTATTTTCAAAGAAGTCCTCCACCAAGGAGAAGAGCTCCCTGTCCTTCTTGTTCCATATATCTTGCTTACACTCTAGAATGACTTTGGCAACATCCTGATTCATTTCAAGCAAACTACCAGTCACTTCCCCTAGTGACTCAATCGATATGGAATGAACCTCAATCCCTTGGGCAAGCGAGGTGATCACCCTGTTGGTGCGCTCCTGAATTGTAGCATCTAAGGATTGCAAGTTTGGATCTTCAACACATGCCGCCTCATAAGAACTCAAATCAGCCGCATACAGAGAATGGGTACCCATTTTGATGGGTGTTGGAACATCACTACTGCTAGGTATCTTACTGGATTGACCCCCCATCATAGCCAATTTTAGTCCTAACAAAGATTAAACCTAACTTCCAAAATTAGAAGGGTAAATACAATAGGATCACAATCAATCACCAACTGTCTCAAACCCCAACAATTGCAGTGTTTCAAGTGCTCAATTAGATCCAGGCTTTGAtatgtaagaaaagaaaatgcccCGAATGTAGCAAGATCCAGCACCCAAAAGACAATCCTACACTAGAGAACACAGAATAGGTACATATGaatctaaattatttataaaaaaaaaaaaaaaaaaagttgcaattTTTAACTAAGTATATATGTAGTGGGAAAGCTTAGAAGTTCTTAGTACCTGGGTCTGAGAATTAGGTTGGTATCTCTGACTTGAATTTCTGCCCGAAGAAAAAAGAGTTagaaagtgaaggaaaagaGTGAAAAGAATCTGAGATGGCCAATTATGGGAAAAGAATGATAGACGGAAGTGGATTGCAGCTTGAATTGAAGCATTGATTGAGAGAGAAAAGGTGTGTGTGGGTGTTAAGAT encodes:
- the LOC100819451 gene encoding UPF0496 protein At2g18630 → MMGGQSSKIPSSSDVPTPIKMGTHSLYAADLSSYEAACVEDPNLQSLDATIQERTNRVITSLAQGIEVHSISIESLGEVTGSLLEMNQDVAKVILECKQDIWNKKDRELFSLVEDFFENSLQTLEFCNALDKCLNRARERHVIVKSAITCFEEEVQNGVEGSTYLKTLQELKGFKEAGDPFTEEFYSLFQSVYQQQASMLKKLQIRKQKLDKKLKSLKTLKRVSNAIFVAAFVSVLIFSVVAAAIAAPPVVTALAGALAVPIGSVGKWCNSLFKRYETALKGQRELIISMQVGTYITLVDLKHIQVRIDQLEINIESMLQSSDFALRNEDAVKFAIDEIKKNIDTFAETIEALSKQADECSRQIRRARTMVVKKIINYTNTS